From a region of the Odoribacter splanchnicus DSM 20712 genome:
- a CDS encoding toprim domain-containing protein has product MTIEESKNIKLADYLHSLGYNPIKQQGNSLWYKSPLREEQEPSFKVNTDRNLWYDFGAGKGGNILALAQELYASDSLPYLLDRIAEQSPSIRPVSFSFRQQSSTQPSFQHLETVPLSSPALFAYLQDRGINTALAKKECMEVRFSLNGKWNFAIGFPNASGGYEVRNKYFKGCIAPKDITHIRQTGEPKETCYVFEGFMDYLSFLTLRQKNCPDYPDFDKQDYLILNSVSNLSKALYPLGNYEKIHCFFDNDTAGIRAVQELYKEYSFRVRDSSRIYSGYKDLNDYLCGKRLIQSADLTQQTKQSQTVKQADRQEQQPAKKKSRGFRM; this is encoded by the coding sequence ATGACAATCGAAGAATCCAAAAATATAAAGTTGGCAGACTATCTGCACAGTTTAGGCTATAATCCGATAAAGCAACAGGGTAATAGTCTTTGGTATAAATCACCGTTGAGAGAGGAACAAGAGCCTTCTTTCAAAGTGAACACAGACCGCAATTTATGGTACGACTTTGGAGCCGGTAAAGGCGGCAACATCCTTGCATTGGCACAGGAACTTTACGCATCCGACAGTTTACCTTACCTTTTAGACCGTATAGCGGAGCAAAGCCCCTCTATCCGTCCCGTTTCTTTTTCCTTTCGCCAGCAGTCATCAACACAACCGAGTTTCCAACATTTGGAAACAGTACCGCTTTCTTCTCCTGCCTTGTTTGCATACTTGCAGGATAGAGGCATAAATACAGCACTTGCGAAAAAAGAATGTATGGAAGTCCGTTTCTCGCTTAACGGTAAATGGAACTTTGCCATCGGCTTTCCTAATGCATCGGGAGGTTATGAGGTACGCAATAAATATTTTAAAGGCTGCATAGCTCCTAAAGACATCACCCATATACGGCAGACTGGAGAACCTAAAGAAACCTGCTATGTGTTCGAGGGGTTTATGGACTATCTTTCTTTTCTGACCTTGCGACAGAAAAATTGTCCTGATTATCCCGACTTCGACAAGCAGGACTATCTTATTCTGAACTCCGTTTCCAATCTTTCCAAAGCCTTGTACCCGTTGGGGAATTATGAGAAAATACATTGTTTTTTCGACAATGATACGGCAGGGATAAGAGCCGTACAGGAACTTTATAAAGAGTACAGTTTCCGTGTCCGTGATTCCTCACGCATTTATAGTGGCTATAAAGATTTGAATGATTATTTGTGTGGAAAACGGTTGATACAGTCGGCAGACTTGACACAGCAGACCAAACAATCACAGACAGTCAAACAAGCCGACAGGCAGGAACAACAACCAGCCAAAAAGAAAAGCAGAGGGTTCAGAATGTAG
- a CDS encoding AAA family ATPase: protein MENKKVTENKKEAAMTREDFAVLWKTIHLKITDTYDVPPEILWVNGSTIGTLGNFSASTGKAKSKKTFNISAIVAAALKNDEVLHYSAYLPDNKRKILYVDTEQSKYHCHKVMERIMRLAGLPTDKDREDFIFVVLREYTPDKRKQIIDYMLANMEGIGLVIIDGIRDLMYDINSPSESSDLINLLMRWSSEYNLHIHTVLHLNKADDNTRGHIGTELNNKAETVLQITKSTQDVDISEVKAMHIRDKDFEPFAFRINETALPEVVKDYVFEQPKQNRNFPLTELTEQQHREALENGFGKDVVQGYPNVIAALKKGYASIGFERGRNILVDLNKFLVNKRMIIKEGKGYKFNSDFHY, encoded by the coding sequence ATGGAAAACAAGAAAGTGACGGAAAATAAGAAAGAAGCTGCAATGACAAGAGAAGATTTTGCAGTCCTATGGAAAACTATTCATTTAAAGATTACTGACACCTACGATGTACCGCCCGAAATCCTTTGGGTAAATGGTTCTACTATCGGTACATTGGGAAATTTTAGCGCATCCACAGGTAAAGCCAAAAGTAAAAAGACGTTCAATATTTCCGCTATTGTGGCGGCAGCGTTGAAGAATGACGAAGTTTTGCACTATTCAGCATACTTACCTGACAATAAGCGTAAAATTCTATATGTGGACACAGAGCAGAGCAAATACCACTGCCATAAGGTGATGGAACGCATCATGCGTTTGGCTGGACTTCCTACCGATAAGGATAGAGAGGACTTTATCTTTGTCGTGTTGAGGGAATACACACCCGACAAGCGAAAGCAGATAATAGACTATATGCTTGCTAATATGGAGGGAATTGGTCTTGTCATTATAGACGGCATCCGTGATTTGATGTACGACATCAATAGCCCCAGCGAATCATCCGACCTCATCAATCTTTTAATGCGGTGGTCAAGTGAGTATAATTTGCATATTCACACTGTACTACACTTGAATAAAGCGGATGATAATACACGTGGGCATATAGGAACGGAACTTAACAACAAGGCTGAAACCGTTTTACAGATAACCAAAAGCACGCAGGATGTGGATATTAGCGAGGTAAAGGCGATGCACATACGGGACAAGGACTTTGAACCGTTTGCATTTCGCATTAATGAAACTGCATTGCCCGAAGTTGTGAAAGACTATGTTTTTGAACAACCCAAGCAGAACCGCAACTTTCCGCTTACGGAACTTACGGAGCAACAGCACCGTGAAGCGTTGGAAAACGGATTTGGAAAGGATGTAGTACAAGGCTATCCCAATGTTATCGCAGCCTTGAAAAAAGGTTACGCAAGTATCGGTTTTGAACGTGGGCGCAATATTCTCGTGGACTTGAACAAATTCCTTGTAAACAAGCGCATGATAATAAAAGAGGGAAAAGGCTACAAGTTCAATTCTGATTTCCACTACTAA
- a CDS encoding helix-turn-helix domain-containing protein has product MDKTLEMRVEELEQMLFLTKNVLSFDEASKFLNLSKSYLYKLTSGNLIPHYKPQGKMLFFERADLEAWLRQNPIKTQAQIEQEAQKYILSSNRPLKK; this is encoded by the coding sequence ATGGATAAGACATTAGAGATGCGAGTTGAGGAACTCGAACAGATGCTGTTTTTAACTAAGAATGTGCTTAGCTTTGATGAAGCGAGCAAGTTTCTTAATCTTTCCAAAAGCTACCTGTACAAACTGACTTCGGGTAACTTGATACCCCATTATAAACCGCAGGGTAAGATGCTGTTTTTTGAACGGGCAGATTTGGAGGCATGGCTACGCCAAAATCCCATCAAGACACAGGCGCAGATAGAGCAGGAAGCGCAGAAGTATATCCTTAGTAGTAACCGTCCTTTAAAGAAGTAA